In a genomic window of Salminus brasiliensis chromosome 12, fSalBra1.hap2, whole genome shotgun sequence:
- the ccdc137 gene encoding coiled-coil domain-containing protein 137 isoform X1, with protein sequence MKEENISNMAKNSLNKSSDQQKKGNESKKMQRKDVKPRPDEHLEQIPFRLREIMKSKDKMKMGSNKLKKMMRNTNSDLQTETAVDIPVPHFRRRKQESESTYLQRMSRETQHVLFLTNNQMERQPELQLEETETKSNKQKTEKKKLSDKRRLERLHNKKRMQKEERDEKEIFVDEVQFGEVAMEPPALTAKPRKAPRKSQGASKGLLLNSLLGQTALSTAKPSMARQRMMEEERERVVQAYRHLKRQKQERQEQQKCRDKHSRGDLVKQQSKSE encoded by the exons ATGAAGGAGGAGAACATTTCTAACATGGCGAAAAACAGTTTGAATAAGTCTTCTGATCAGCAGAAGAAGGGCAATGAAAG CAAGAAAATGCAGAGGAAAGATGTAAAACCCAGACCAGATGaacatctggagcagatacctTTTCGTCTGCGTGAAATTATGAAAAGCaaagacaaaatgaaaatggGATCCAATAAACTAAAGAAAATGATGAGAA ACACAAACTccgacttgcagacagaaacagcTGTCGATATTCCAGTTCCACACTTCCGCAGAAGGAAACAGGAGTCAGAATCTACTTACCTGCAACGCATGTCTCGAGAAACCCAGCATGTTCTGTTCCTCACCAACAACCAGATGGAGAGACAGCCTGAGCTACAGCTGGAAGAGAcagaaacaaagtcaaacaaacagaagactgaaaaaaagaaact GTCTGATAAAAGAAGACTGGAGCGGCTACATAATAAGAAGCGTATgcaaaaggaggagagagatgaaaaaGAGATTTTTGTTG ACGAAGTCCAATTTGGAGAGGTTGCTATGGAACCTCCTGCACTGACTGCCAAACCAAGAAAGGCCCCAAGAAAATCTCAG GGGGCATCCAAGGGCCTTCTTCTGAATTCTCTACTTGGCCAAACTGCTTTATCAACAGCTAAGCCATCTATGGCAAGGCAAAGAATGATGGAAGAAGAGCGTGAGAGAGTGGTGCAGGCATACCGACACCTGAAGAGACAGAAACAAGAAAGACAGGAGCAACAAAAATGCAGGGATAAGCATTCTAGGGGGGACTTAGTGAAACAACAGTCTAAGAGTGAGTGA
- the ccdc137 gene encoding coiled-coil domain-containing protein 137 isoform X2, with protein sequence MQRKDVKPRPDEHLEQIPFRLREIMKSKDKMKMGSNKLKKMMRNTNSDLQTETAVDIPVPHFRRRKQESESTYLQRMSRETQHVLFLTNNQMERQPELQLEETETKSNKQKTEKKKLSDKRRLERLHNKKRMQKEERDEKEIFVDEVQFGEVAMEPPALTAKPRKAPRKSQGASKGLLLNSLLGQTALSTAKPSMARQRMMEEERERVVQAYRHLKRQKQERQEQQKCRDKHSRGDLVKQQSKSE encoded by the exons ATGCAGAGGAAAGATGTAAAACCCAGACCAGATGaacatctggagcagatacctTTTCGTCTGCGTGAAATTATGAAAAGCaaagacaaaatgaaaatggGATCCAATAAACTAAAGAAAATGATGAGAA ACACAAACTccgacttgcagacagaaacagcTGTCGATATTCCAGTTCCACACTTCCGCAGAAGGAAACAGGAGTCAGAATCTACTTACCTGCAACGCATGTCTCGAGAAACCCAGCATGTTCTGTTCCTCACCAACAACCAGATGGAGAGACAGCCTGAGCTACAGCTGGAAGAGAcagaaacaaagtcaaacaaacagaagactgaaaaaaagaaact GTCTGATAAAAGAAGACTGGAGCGGCTACATAATAAGAAGCGTATgcaaaaggaggagagagatgaaaaaGAGATTTTTGTTG ACGAAGTCCAATTTGGAGAGGTTGCTATGGAACCTCCTGCACTGACTGCCAAACCAAGAAAGGCCCCAAGAAAATCTCAG GGGGCATCCAAGGGCCTTCTTCTGAATTCTCTACTTGGCCAAACTGCTTTATCAACAGCTAAGCCATCTATGGCAAGGCAAAGAATGATGGAAGAAGAGCGTGAGAGAGTGGTGCAGGCATACCGACACCTGAAGAGACAGAAACAAGAAAGACAGGAGCAACAAAAATGCAGGGATAAGCATTCTAGGGGGGACTTAGTGAAACAACAGTCTAAGAGTGAGTGA
- the LOC140573966 gene encoding G-protein coupled receptor family C group 5 member C-like isoform X1 → MNTSSIPPIGCSFSIEPHYYTLCDLKAVWGIVVEAFAGAGILTSLVLLVVMVASLPFITNRRRKSLLALQSSFLIFTLGLFGLSFAFIVESDGTACVARRFVFGVLFAGCYACLLMHGLWLALLDHQKRNPQGWLLWLGALGLWLVEVIINTEWMIIIQMPQENAMVLKPNICNIKNDFTMALIYVMVLLVAVVLIAVLSMTHKHKSFRKDALYILLTGILSICIWMVWIVLYIHGNKMLGHSDWDNATLAIALVSNGWVFLVMYTIPALCALTQGTENVNEESLEGQQYSSRNRVYENILKETINSQRSMGVGNKTFSMHDLDTDKRLESPYSGYNGEVRSHVYQATELTLITKGPGNMSHEGVLLKATAPPLVPASKSSMPREG, encoded by the exons ATGAATACCTCCAGCATCCCACCAATTGGCTGTTCATTCTCAATAGAACCCCACTACTATACACTATGCGACTTGAAGGCAGTGTGGGGCATTGTGGTGGAGGCGTTTGCTGGTGCTGGGATTTTGACTTCCCTTGTGTTGCTGGTTGTCATGGTGGCAAGCCTGCCCTTCATTACAAACAGAAGAAGGAAGAGTTTGTTGGCCCTGCAAAGCAGCTTCCTGATTTTCACTTTAGGCCTCTTTGGATTATCATTTGCTTTCATTGTGGAATCAGACGGCACCGCCTGCGTAGCAAGGAGGTTCGTGTTCGGAGTGCTGTTTGCAGGTTGCTACGCATGCCTGTTGATGCATGGTCTATGGTTGGCACTACTTGATCACCAAAAAAGAAACCCACAGGGATGGCTGCTCTGGCTTGGAGCGCTTGGTCTTTGGCTGGTGGAAGTCATTATCAATACAGAATGGATGATTATTATACAGATGCCACAGGAAAATGCCATGGTGCTTAAGCCCAATATCTGCAATATCAAGAATGATTTCACCATGGCACTTATTTATGTCATGGTACtcttggttgctgtggtacttaTAGCCGTGCTTTCAATGACCCATAAGCACAAGTCCTTCCGGAAAGATGCACTCTACATCTTGTTGACTGGGATCCTCTCAATTTGTATTTGGATGGTTTGGATTGTGTTGTATATTCATGGCAACAAGATGTTGGGACATTCCGACTGGGACAATGCAACACTGGCCATAGCCTTGGTGTCCAATGGCTGGGTTTTCCTTGTCATGTACACAATTCCTGCACTCTGTGCTCTGACTCAAGGGACTGAGAATGTGAATGAAGAAAGCCTTGAAGGCCAGCAATATTCTTCAAGAAATAGAGTCTATGAGAACATCCTCAAAGAAACGATAAATAGTCAGCGGAGCATGGGCGTAGGAAATAAGACCTTCTCCATGCATGATCTTGATACAG ATAAGAGGCTGGAATCACCCTATAGTGGGTATAATGGAGAGGTACGCAGTCATGTGTACCAGGCTACTGAACTTACCCTCATAACCAAAGGACCAGGCAAT ATGTCTCATGAGGGTGTGCTACTTAAGGCAACAGCTCCACCGCTGGTTCCAGCCAGCAAGAGTTCTATGCCTAGAGAAGGATAA
- the LOC140573966 gene encoding G-protein coupled receptor family C group 5 member C-like isoform X2 — protein MNTSSIPPIGCSFSIEPHYYTLCDLKAVWGIVVEAFAGAGILTSLVLLVVMVASLPFITNRRRKSLLALQSSFLIFTLGLFGLSFAFIVESDGTACVARRFVFGVLFAGCYACLLMHGLWLALLDHQKRNPQGWLLWLGALGLWLVEVIINTEWMIIIQMPQENAMVLKPNICNIKNDFTMALIYVMVLLVAVVLIAVLSMTHKHKSFRKDALYILLTGILSICIWMVWIVLYIHGNKMLGHSDWDNATLAIALVSNGWVFLVMYTIPALCALTQGTENVNEESLEGQQYSSRNRVYENILKETINSQRSMGVGNKTFSMHDLDTDTCPLQNTC, from the exons ATGAATACCTCCAGCATCCCACCAATTGGCTGTTCATTCTCAATAGAACCCCACTACTATACACTATGCGACTTGAAGGCAGTGTGGGGCATTGTGGTGGAGGCGTTTGCTGGTGCTGGGATTTTGACTTCCCTTGTGTTGCTGGTTGTCATGGTGGCAAGCCTGCCCTTCATTACAAACAGAAGAAGGAAGAGTTTGTTGGCCCTGCAAAGCAGCTTCCTGATTTTCACTTTAGGCCTCTTTGGATTATCATTTGCTTTCATTGTGGAATCAGACGGCACCGCCTGCGTAGCAAGGAGGTTCGTGTTCGGAGTGCTGTTTGCAGGTTGCTACGCATGCCTGTTGATGCATGGTCTATGGTTGGCACTACTTGATCACCAAAAAAGAAACCCACAGGGATGGCTGCTCTGGCTTGGAGCGCTTGGTCTTTGGCTGGTGGAAGTCATTATCAATACAGAATGGATGATTATTATACAGATGCCACAGGAAAATGCCATGGTGCTTAAGCCCAATATCTGCAATATCAAGAATGATTTCACCATGGCACTTATTTATGTCATGGTACtcttggttgctgtggtacttaTAGCCGTGCTTTCAATGACCCATAAGCACAAGTCCTTCCGGAAAGATGCACTCTACATCTTGTTGACTGGGATCCTCTCAATTTGTATTTGGATGGTTTGGATTGTGTTGTATATTCATGGCAACAAGATGTTGGGACATTCCGACTGGGACAATGCAACACTGGCCATAGCCTTGGTGTCCAATGGCTGGGTTTTCCTTGTCATGTACACAATTCCTGCACTCTGTGCTCTGACTCAAGGGACTGAGAATGTGAATGAAGAAAGCCTTGAAGGCCAGCAATATTCTTCAAGAAATAGAGTCTATGAGAACATCCTCAAAGAAACGATAAATAGTCAGCGGAGCATGGGCGTAGGAAATAAGACCTTCTCCATGCATGATCTTGATACAG ACACCTGCCCTCTACAAAACACTTGTTAG